From the Anaerolineae bacterium genome, the window GCTGTTTTCGTATACTTGAGCTTGTTCTTCTCTCTGCCATCTGGTATAAGTTCCCAACACTGCTGAACCAAGAAGTAGCAAGATTAATAATGCCATAACCATGAGAAGACGCACCTGGATGCGCCTTCTCTGGTCAACAGGCGTGTTGACCTTAATCCAGTCTAAGTCAAAAACCCGGCGATAGATATCATTACGCACTTGCAATATACCCTGTTCAACTCGCACCAAACCAAAGAGTTGCAACAGGTTTTGTTCTGGCGACAGGACATTTTCTTTAATCTTTTTCCCGCGATACACCCGCCTATAGATGTTCAACAACTGGCGACGCTGCTGGTTATCCTCGACATTCTCGACGCTATTTTGGACAAAGCGTAAGTTGGTTTCATTACGCGCCTCGGCTGCAAGAAGCAGCCGCTCCACCAGCCTATCCACCCGTTCAACGGGCCAATCGCCATCTTCTGACTCGGCAACGCTGAGGCATAACTTCTGAGTGAGGTAAGGATGTCCATGGGTCCAGTCGAAGATACGATTGAAAATGGCTTGCCCCTGCTCGGGATAGATGTTTTGCAAACCCCGGCTGAGAATCTGAGCATCGGCCGGGCTAAACTCACGTAAATCAATCCTGTCGCCAATGTTGAAGGGAGTCCGGCTGTGGTCTTTAATCAAATCGGCCGGCGTAGCCGCTCCCAGAAGGATAAAAGTCAAGCGCCCAAAGACTGGGTCAATAGCGCGGCGATTGTGCATCGCCCGAATGGCCACAAAAAAGTCATCGGTGAAGTTAAGTTTGAGCGTGGTATCAATCTCATCTACAAAGACGACAATAGAACTTTCGATCTCCAGCAGGACCACTTCGCCTAAAAAATTGGTAAAACGTTGCACGGGCGATAGCGCAGCCTGTTTTTGCCACCAATCTTCAGCGTCTACTGAGAGTCTCAATTCTCTTTCCAACTCAGTGAGCAGGTTCAGATACCATGCATCGGCAGTCACCGTACCTATATCATTCAAGTCAATCTGAGCCGTTTTTACCTGTTGCTTTTCCAGCCGGTGAGCGGTGCGTACCATCAGACTGGACTTGCCCATCTGGCGGGCAGTAAGCACATAACAAAAGTTTCCCGCCTGTGCCCGGTAGAACAATTGGTCATCGGCCGGGCGTTGCACATAAGAAGGAGAGTTAGGCGGCAGTGTGCCGCCGGCAGTGAAGAACTGTGAAACGTGAATTTTATGGCTCATTCTCTCTTGCCCTCTCTTTTTGTAACCATCCCTCTAACCCCATAATCATTTACCCTTAGACTTCTCTTGCAGCATATAGATGCGGATATGGTAGGTCGCAAAATCTGATGTTTTGTGCCAAGAGTTGAACCACCAAGTGAAAGAATCCCAATCTTGAGCGGCATCCTTTACAACCCGGCTATTTGGAAGTTCGGAACCTGGTCCCGCGCTACCCAAACGATTACCCCGCTGAAGGAATTCAAAACTATGGTCCGTATCCCATTCAAAACGATAAGTGCCATTCTGATGGGGTTTCCATTGCACCGCCAATCCTCCAGACGAATAATCGCGAAACGTATCTCGACAAATTTCTAACTCGAACGAACGATTGGGACTACGATAACATTCGTTGCCGCCATCAACCATTGGCTGAAAATTGATAGAACTTGCGCTTTCAGCCCATAAGTAGACCCACTCACCATATTGAGTCGGAACACGATAATCCTGGCGCGAGTCTGCTATCAGAATCCACTCCTGTTGTTCTGGCGGTATCTCGCGCGGCGTACGCCAAGTCGCTCCTCCATCGGCGCTTCTGTAAAGACCAGCCCCAGTGGCCGCCAACACAATATCAGGATTGGTGGGATGAACCGCAATGGCTTTGACGTAATGAGGCCATCCACTGTTTGGGTTA encodes:
- a CDS encoding AAA-like domain-containing protein, producing MSHKIHVSQFFTAGGTLPPNSPSYVQRPADDQLFYRAQAGNFCYVLTARQMGKSSLMVRTAHRLEKQQVKTAQIDLNDIGTVTADAWYLNLLTELERELRLSVDAEDWWQKQAALSPVQRFTNFLGEVVLLEIESSIVVFVDEIDTTLKLNFTDDFFVAIRAMHNRRAIDPVFGRLTFILLGAATPADLIKDHSRTPFNIGDRIDLREFSPADAQILSRGLQNIYPEQGQAIFNRIFDWTHGHPYLTQKLCLSVAESEDGDWPVERVDRLVERLLLAAEARNETNLRFVQNSVENVEDNQQRRQLLNIYRRVYRGKKIKENVLSPEQNLLQLFGLVRVEQGILQVRNDIYRRVFDLDWIKVNTPVDQRRRIQVRLLMVMALLILLLLGSAVLGTYTRWQREEQAQVYENSFNSSVDPTLRLNNLANLFEMPGYDEVAHTLFNTLTLDEKIQLFDNATPDLQPQVREVVKGTYTYLADTEPNNQILQAMQTALNLSEDAESIALASEVGHWLNGRTASTLEEAKNAYNAAIELNNRNPATYFERALILTALRDNNGALTDLEHVLSLNKHWQDPVRQTVESNNQLHTTLWGEKEAYPALVRSMSPPELSPALVSTPTTRLGEQLDTIKKIQETLNAISTPIPTPILPSLIPVPDITDFDPIFIPTPLPDSLFRPIPTPIHIPEIPNIPSIPTIHPIPDYQPIYVPPPNIPDYQPVYIPPP